A window from Pyrococcus yayanosii CH1 encodes these proteins:
- a CDS encoding tetratricopeptide repeat protein gives MKSPLLRLYEERKDIIEDLLRKLRISEECEDGGSFASVRRLPMLTTVIYYLQNCAGYEEGVSLEEIKAFLYCMFLAESDEYEKVVKAITWCPIEQTLNELTGWKIEKTGEGKYIAKSEQIIGKDGKPPYWDVLELPCKLAEKICNDILNPPDEWVRELLSLSSDFLSKSLDMDAYLRRLKFDLLSQRETDKQKELNCKKNRHPKDVRKLVRPEGITVQEFFGDGFSEESLEDLEKAYEEAWEREKLLYVDGYIKLLVSIAEYYLEKSKKKDKKTKRKSKENKRDELVRLLEEIFIIAEGGYEKIAAEYYIKAASIATGVSLIYHPQQDCPEEAERYLRLAVELEEKAIGLGVVPEYHAITLNNLGTHYYETHRPEKALMVLKRALEYAKTPDEKGLVLHNLALTYAELGMKKEAVDCMVKSICIHYSTQHDFGDASFYDDDINRIIEMTGDPNTDIYALKIALDVVSGNLTTEEAKKLLGQIDRDEWPLTDTLLSILNGEECILSSEIVECVKLLQDVAKIVGNENALKLRKSYPKEAKEDLRKLKEYVKIKCGDVPHLTGKRIETCDFESYIKANYGSEECYYLIQSAKALAFSWFTKRRNWRWRIKGIVWINEKPHILLGKVKKQKLWYALYNIDMPEPKIFNLPVSADFTGDLWGLWAERLNEVLAEYGREHDAKIEEIEILEGVG, from the coding sequence ATGAAAAGCCCGCTGTTGAGGCTTTATGAGGAGAGGAAGGATATTATTGAAGATCTTCTCAGAAAACTCAGGATATCTGAAGAATGTGAAGACGGAGGTAGCTTTGCCTCCGTGAGAAGACTTCCCATGCTCACCACGGTTATTTATTACCTTCAAAATTGTGCGGGATATGAGGAAGGAGTGTCTCTGGAGGAAATAAAGGCGTTCCTTTACTGCATGTTCCTTGCTGAAAGTGATGAGTATGAGAAAGTCGTTAAAGCAATAACTTGGTGTCCCATTGAGCAGACTCTGAACGAACTCACCGGATGGAAAATTGAAAAGACCGGAGAGGGGAAATACATAGCAAAATCCGAGCAGATTATTGGAAAAGATGGAAAGCCTCCCTACTGGGATGTCTTGGAGCTACCATGCAAACTGGCGGAAAAAATCTGCAATGACATACTCAATCCACCGGATGAGTGGGTAAGGGAACTGTTATCTCTTTCTTCTGACTTTCTTTCCAAAAGTTTAGATATGGATGCATATCTTAGAAGGCTTAAGTTTGACCTCCTTTCTCAAAGAGAAACCGATAAACAAAAAGAGTTGAATTGCAAAAAGAACAGACATCCCAAAGATGTTAGAAAGCTCGTGAGACCAGAAGGCATAACAGTTCAAGAATTTTTTGGGGACGGGTTTTCGGAAGAATCTCTGGAAGACCTTGAGAAAGCGTACGAGGAAGCTTGGGAAAGAGAAAAGCTCCTTTATGTTGATGGCTACATAAAGCTACTCGTCAGCATTGCTGAGTATTATCTAGAGAAGTCGAAAAAGAAAGATAAGAAAACTAAAAGGAAGAGTAAGGAAAACAAGCGGGACGAACTCGTAAGGCTTTTGGAAGAGATCTTTATCATTGCCGAAGGTGGTTATGAGAAGATTGCGGCAGAGTACTACATTAAGGCTGCTAGCATTGCAACTGGAGTCTCGTTGATTTATCATCCTCAGCAAGATTGTCCCGAGGAGGCTGAAAGATACTTAAGGTTAGCTGTTGAGCTTGAGGAAAAAGCCATAGGGCTTGGCGTTGTACCAGAATACCATGCAATAACGCTGAATAACCTGGGAACCCATTATTATGAAACTCACCGCCCTGAGAAAGCTCTAATGGTGCTTAAGAGGGCGTTAGAGTATGCGAAGACTCCAGATGAAAAGGGACTCGTCCTGCACAATCTGGCTTTGACTTATGCTGAATTGGGGATGAAGAAAGAAGCAGTTGACTGCATGGTGAAGTCAATCTGTATTCACTATTCAACGCAACATGATTTTGGCGATGCTTCTTTTTATGATGACGACATTAATAGAATAATTGAGATGACTGGAGATCCTAATACGGACATTTATGCTTTGAAGATTGCACTTGACGTGGTTAGTGGGAATTTAACCACCGAGGAGGCTAAGAAACTGCTTGGGCAGATTGACCGTGATGAGTGGCCGCTAACCGATACTCTACTCTCAATACTAAACGGAGAAGAGTGCATACTGTCCAGTGAGATAGTAGAGTGTGTAAAGCTCCTGCAAGACGTTGCAAAAATAGTTGGAAATGAAAATGCTCTAAAATTGCGGAAGTCCTATCCAAAAGAAGCTAAGGAAGATTTGAGAAAGTTAAAAGAATACGTTAAAATAAAGTGCGGAGATGTCCCACATCTAACTGGGAAAAGAATTGAGACCTGTGATTTCGAATCCTACATTAAAGCCAACTATGGGAGTGAAGAGTGTTACTATTTAATCCAAAGCGCTAAGGCACTTGCATTTTCATGGTTTACAAAGAGGAGGAACTGGAGATGGAGGATCAAGGGCATTGTTTGGATTAACGAAAAGCCGCACATACTGCTTGGGAAAGTTAAAAAGCAAAAGCTCTGGTATGCCCTCTACAACATAGACATGCCTGAGCCAAAAATCTTCAATTTGCCAGTATCAGCTGACTTCACTGGAGATTTATGGGGGCTGTGGGCGGAAAGGTTGAATGAAGTTCTCGCAGAATATGGAAGAGAACACGATGCTAAAATTGAGGAGATTGAGATATTGGAGGGGGTAGGATGA
- a CDS encoding ADP-ribosylglycohydrolase family protein — MLRSRLEGGLWGVLVGDAFGLTFQFTSRLAMELNYPKPKEIPMLDGLWSDDSSLTLATAQALTEGYSIERIAENFLRWYYDGEFTPRGYTFDQGNTTSRAIERIANGVPPLEAGGRGEWDNGNGSLMRILPATYYAYFKLNSLEERLKLIVSMITHAHPRALIGCSIYSLTVWNILDGMDKLEAYHKAIETAEKYYSRESFAKELAHYERILSGRIHEVEQSEIRGSGYVVHTLEASLWAFLRNESFADAIKEVVSLGEDADTTGAVTGGLAGTYYGIDAIPGEWLERIEARDYAGGIINAFIDSLLGRQK, encoded by the coding sequence GTGCTCCGCTCAAGACTTGAGGGCGGTCTCTGGGGAGTCCTTGTTGGAGATGCTTTCGGCTTAACCTTCCAGTTCACCAGCAGGCTTGCGATGGAATTGAATTATCCAAAACCCAAGGAAATTCCAATGCTTGATGGCTTGTGGAGCGATGACTCCTCTTTAACTCTGGCAACTGCCCAAGCACTGACAGAAGGCTACAGCATTGAGAGGATTGCAGAGAACTTTCTCCGCTGGTATTATGACGGCGAATTCACACCGAGAGGTTATACATTTGACCAAGGAAACACAACATCGAGAGCAATAGAGCGCATTGCCAATGGGGTTCCGCCGCTTGAGGCTGGCGGCAGGGGAGAGTGGGATAACGGCAACGGCTCGCTGATGAGAATCCTGCCAGCAACGTATTATGCTTACTTCAAGCTCAACTCTTTGGAGGAAAGGCTTAAGCTTATTGTTTCCATGATTACTCATGCTCATCCCAGAGCACTCATCGGCTGTAGCATTTACTCCTTGACCGTGTGGAACATTCTTGATGGAATGGACAAGCTTGAAGCTTATCATAAAGCAATAGAGACAGCGGAAAAGTACTACTCAAGGGAATCATTTGCCAAGGAGCTCGCTCACTATGAGAGAATCTTGAGCGGGAGAATTCACGAAGTAGAGCAGAGTGAGATCAGGGGAAGTGGTTATGTCGTCCATACTCTTGAGGCAAGCCTCTGGGCTTTCCTGAGGAACGAGAGCTTTGCCGATGCAATAAAGGAAGTGGTTTCCCTTGGGGAGGATGCTGACACTACTGGGGCTGTTACTGGCGGCTTGGCTGGGACGTATTATGGAATTGACGCTATTCCAGGGGAGTGGCTTGAGAGGATCGAAGCGAGAGATTACGCTGGAGGGATAATCAACGCCTTCATTGACAGCCTTCTTGGGCGGCAGAAATGA
- a CDS encoding gamma-glutamylcyclotransferase family protein has product MIIAVYGTLRKGKPLHDYLRESKFLGEDWIEGYDLYVDVLPYAVKGEGRLKVEVYEVDEETFERINRMEVNAGYKPVEVDTKFGRAILWEWAHEPSGKKMESGDFDDVEFEGW; this is encoded by the coding sequence ATGATAATAGCAGTTTACGGCACCTTGAGGAAAGGCAAACCGTTGCACGACTATTTAAGGGAGAGTAAATTCCTTGGTGAGGACTGGATTGAGGGTTACGACCTTTACGTTGACGTCCTTCCTTACGCCGTTAAGGGTGAAGGGAGACTGAAGGTTGAAGTCTATGAAGTTGATGAAGAAACATTCGAGAGGATTAACCGCATGGAAGTGAATGCTGGCTACAAGCCAGTTGAAGTGGATACAAAGTTTGGCAGGGCGATTCTTTGGGAATGGGCACATGAGCCGAGTGGGAAGAAGATGGAAAGCGGGGATTTTGATGATGTCGAATTTGAAGGGTGGTGA
- a CDS encoding class II glutamine amidotransferase, producing the protein MCELFGVNANKKVDVNFTWQGFVRKGKLNPHGWGVGWYLTAANGKRAASLVKQPIPAYKSRIAPKLNIKSQVIISHVRYATSEINYLNTHPFVRRIWSVRQYDEWIFAHNGVLDGVDRLPKRFKPLGTTDSEAAFCYIMENLEGIGTIRELFTKLYQLLNELSDYGTLNVLISNGRYLFAYHHHPRNKMWLLKRHPPHKSHARLFDEDFEVSIGDVKAEDEYAYLVATKKLTDENWEKLEKKKLYIFRDGALLLKIGRKIEPMLDSEAIEVLRAVLNGESVEVNETVKRLVDLRLLKITENGVAINNHREAIVKLIVREER; encoded by the coding sequence ATGTGTGAGCTTTTTGGCGTTAACGCGAACAAAAAGGTAGATGTCAACTTTACATGGCAGGGCTTTGTAAGGAAAGGCAAGCTTAATCCGCACGGCTGGGGCGTTGGATGGTATCTAACAGCTGCCAACGGAAAAAGGGCCGCTTCACTGGTAAAGCAACCTATTCCAGCCTACAAAAGCAGAATTGCCCCAAAGCTTAACATAAAGAGCCAAGTCATCATAAGCCACGTTAGATACGCCACAAGTGAAATCAACTATCTGAACACTCATCCCTTCGTGAGGAGAATTTGGAGCGTTAGGCAGTACGATGAGTGGATTTTCGCCCACAATGGAGTGCTTGACGGTGTTGATAGACTGCCTAAGCGTTTCAAGCCCTTAGGAACAACTGATTCAGAAGCAGCATTCTGCTACATAATGGAGAACTTGGAGGGAATAGGAACAATAAGAGAACTCTTCACCAAACTCTACCAGCTTTTGAACGAGCTCAGCGATTATGGAACGTTAAACGTTCTGATAAGCAACGGGAGATACCTCTTTGCATATCACCATCACCCACGGAATAAGATGTGGTTGCTGAAGCGCCATCCGCCGCACAAATCTCATGCAAGGCTCTTTGACGAGGACTTTGAAGTTTCAATTGGAGATGTAAAAGCCGAGGATGAGTATGCATACCTTGTGGCAACAAAAAAGCTCACAGACGAAAACTGGGAAAAGCTTGAGAAAAAGAAGCTTTACATCTTCAGGGACGGTGCTTTACTGCTTAAGATTGGTAGGAAAATCGAGCCAATGCTCGACAGCGAAGCCATAGAAGTCCTCAGAGCAGTTTTGAACGGAGAGAGCGTTGAGGTCAACGAGACAGTCAAGCGACTTGTGGACTTAAGACTCCTGAAAATAACCGAGAATGGAGTTGCAATAAACAATCACAGAGAAGCAATAGTCAAACTGATTGTGAGGGAGGAAAGATGA
- a CDS encoding DUF7662 domain-containing protein → MTIPKNITRDHVLEAIEEIDRNGIPKNRKSRVWFLVYNGNRYPVKYVVELANKYANGELLPSSEFTSHEAARYLEKLGLVVEYREKHISDGKNHKYSPLGEYLSKIAKDTVVLRFRDIEYIIGKELPPAARTYKAWWANDKKHPQAVHGWLKAGWRVKHVDLRDEIVWFEKIQKNKRFPPDEFDEKMYSVFEKFATLIEERLKAIVEGRSELEEIYQESEDTIRYMMFHVLTTVGGINPLDVYLEYPHPEVPNRKYAKLDTFVAAKENRPALAFEMKFQKKIGNNAMPKPDNAGAVFADILKLALFRKEQGNIKRYLVYVADEHMVSYLINPARGYEPFISLKENTGFKVTREYLIRKPVTFVRQLKRIIKKEDFPEPTVICRFRRDLKLGNKEMAIRIYEVVP, encoded by the coding sequence ATGACAATCCCAAAGAACATAACCCGGGATCATGTGTTAGAAGCGATTGAGGAAATTGATAGAAATGGCATCCCAAAGAATAGGAAGTCCAGGGTCTGGTTTTTGGTTTACAACGGAAACAGATATCCAGTAAAGTATGTGGTAGAGCTCGCCAACAAATACGCTAACGGGGAACTTCTACCTTCCTCAGAGTTCACAAGCCACGAAGCAGCGAGATATTTGGAAAAACTTGGGCTTGTGGTAGAATACAGAGAGAAACACATCTCTGATGGAAAAAACCATAAGTATTCCCCACTTGGAGAATATTTATCAAAAATCGCTAAAGACACTGTAGTTCTGAGGTTTAGAGACATAGAATACATCATTGGGAAAGAACTCCCACCTGCGGCAAGGACATACAAGGCTTGGTGGGCTAACGACAAAAAGCATCCTCAAGCAGTGCATGGATGGTTAAAAGCAGGATGGAGGGTTAAACATGTTGATCTTAGAGATGAAATAGTATGGTTTGAAAAAATCCAGAAAAATAAGAGATTTCCTCCGGACGAATTTGACGAAAAAATGTACAGCGTCTTCGAGAAGTTTGCTACACTCATAGAGGAAAGGCTGAAAGCCATAGTTGAAGGACGCTCTGAGCTTGAGGAAATTTACCAAGAAAGCGAGGATACAATTAGATACATGATGTTCCATGTATTGACGACTGTTGGAGGAATAAATCCTCTCGATGTTTATCTTGAATATCCCCATCCAGAAGTTCCCAACAGGAAGTATGCAAAGCTCGACACGTTTGTAGCTGCTAAAGAGAACAGACCAGCCTTAGCATTCGAGATGAAATTCCAAAAAAAGATTGGTAATAATGCCATGCCCAAACCGGACAATGCTGGAGCTGTGTTCGCCGACATCCTCAAACTTGCCCTCTTTAGAAAAGAGCAGGGCAATATCAAGAGATACCTGGTCTACGTTGCTGATGAACACATGGTTAGCTATCTCATCAATCCTGCTCGTGGATACGAACCATTCATCAGCTTAAAGGAAAACACTGGATTCAAAGTTACCCGAGAGTACTTGATTAGAAAGCCCGTAACCTTCGTTAGGCAATTAAAGAGAATAATCAAAAAAGAAGACTTTCCAGAGCCTACAGTAATCTGCAGATTTAGAAGAGACCTAAAACTAGGAAACAAAGAGATGGCAATTAGGATTTACGAAGTAGTGCCGTGA
- a CDS encoding helicase HerA domain-containing protein: MVRIIPSHEILDTIVGHVKQAENEILISSAWITPQGIQAVLNSAKEGIKLKVLLRVNEPRDLQITESEVFKLLKSYKGKLDISMAFHSNLHAKFIVIDEKYAIVGSANITHSGLSPSEGNVETAVLVEEREEVQKLREYFYKIWNAEVAHGRIFIPDDDIVGFISNPSRSDSIEILLIDDPKVFEGSFLVFHSEGRKYLARVNKILGWNMGFFLNPFTQEKGSILFPSPNEFKFIFDGQKVKEWQMAALIAYLNQKDSNVCIATAKILGYLDGKNLKPSLMPPKVGIPVRKAKREDLHGLLLKGEKNIYIGVFASSDIEAYINLDEIRSKHLAILGTTGSGKSYFAKKFITRASEHLNSIYVLDPHGEYAKDFMNFGFEDFEEVVIPNTVLFFSPDKVEDFLKDYGFIINKRTNEGRALAAAISKWTKSAGLGGVSKGLFNAIGNIGIEDFLREEFGDDALNNQGEVLEKINSAINNSTKKVVVFNLRNIDSPEVRTEIAGYILRKLFIKAKNSGDFNSLVVLEEAHNFAPERGYGEASAGKSNLAKVYAQKIASEGRKFGLGLVVISQRPAQVSKYVLSQMNTQVLFRIVNKSDLDAITSSIESASRDIIEKLSDLKTGYAFITGVSIPVSAIVEVK, from the coding sequence ATGGTGCGAATTATTCCCTCACATGAAATTCTGGATACAATTGTTGGGCATGTAAAGCAGGCAGAAAACGAAATTTTGATAAGCTCAGCATGGATTACTCCCCAAGGAATTCAGGCAGTTCTGAACAGTGCAAAAGAAGGGATTAAGCTGAAAGTCCTTCTGAGAGTAAACGAGCCAAGGGATTTGCAGATTACAGAAAGTGAAGTTTTTAAGCTGTTAAAATCTTACAAAGGCAAACTTGACATCTCAATGGCTTTCCACAGCAACCTGCATGCCAAATTCATAGTCATTGATGAAAAATACGCCATTGTAGGCTCGGCAAATATAACACATAGCGGGCTCTCTCCCAGCGAGGGTAACGTTGAAACTGCCGTGCTCGTCGAAGAGAGGGAAGAAGTTCAGAAGCTCAGGGAGTACTTTTACAAAATTTGGAACGCTGAAGTTGCCCACGGCAGAATTTTCATCCCCGATGATGACATAGTGGGATTTATTTCAAACCCGAGCCGTTCAGACTCAATTGAGATTCTCCTGATTGATGACCCAAAAGTCTTCGAAGGGAGCTTTCTTGTCTTCCACAGTGAAGGCAGAAAATACCTAGCGAGGGTTAACAAAATCCTAGGCTGGAATATGGGGTTCTTCCTCAATCCCTTTACGCAGGAAAAAGGAAGCATTCTATTTCCCTCACCAAACGAGTTCAAGTTCATCTTCGATGGTCAAAAAGTTAAAGAATGGCAGATGGCAGCTTTAATCGCATATCTAAATCAGAAGGATAGCAATGTGTGCATCGCAACGGCAAAAATCCTCGGATATCTCGATGGAAAAAATCTGAAGCCGTCTTTGATGCCACCTAAAGTTGGCATTCCGGTGAGAAAGGCAAAGAGAGAAGATTTGCACGGGCTGCTACTGAAGGGTGAAAAGAACATTTATATCGGCGTCTTTGCTAGCAGCGATATCGAAGCTTACATCAATCTGGATGAGATCAGGTCAAAGCACCTGGCAATTTTGGGAACCACCGGCTCTGGAAAAAGCTACTTCGCAAAGAAGTTCATTACAAGGGCAAGTGAACACCTAAACAGCATCTACGTCTTAGACCCCCACGGGGAGTATGCAAAAGATTTCATGAATTTCGGCTTCGAGGATTTCGAAGAAGTCGTCATCCCAAACACCGTGCTCTTCTTCAGCCCGGATAAGGTTGAGGACTTTCTTAAGGACTACGGATTCATAATAAACAAGAGAACCAATGAGGGTAGAGCACTTGCTGCGGCCATATCAAAATGGACAAAAAGTGCAGGCTTGGGTGGGGTCAGCAAGGGACTTTTTAATGCAATTGGGAACATTGGAATCGAGGACTTCCTCAGGGAAGAGTTTGGGGATGATGCTCTTAACAATCAGGGAGAGGTTCTTGAAAAGATTAACTCAGCAATCAACAATTCTACGAAGAAGGTTGTGGTCTTCAACCTGCGGAACATTGACAGTCCAGAGGTCAGAACTGAAATCGCCGGCTATATCCTCAGGAAGCTCTTTATCAAGGCAAAGAACTCGGGAGACTTCAACAGCCTCGTTGTTCTTGAGGAGGCTCACAATTTTGCCCCGGAAAGAGGATACGGCGAGGCTTCAGCAGGTAAGAGCAATCTCGCAAAGGTTTATGCCCAAAAAATTGCATCAGAGGGGAGAAAATTTGGACTTGGCTTGGTGGTCATCAGCCAGAGGCCAGCTCAGGTTTCCAAGTACGTGTTATCCCAGATGAACACTCAAGTGTTGTTCAGGATCGTGAATAAGAGTGATCTTGATGCAATTACAAGCTCAATAGAATCTGCATCAAGAGACATAATTGAAAAGCTCTCAGACCTAAAAACAGGCTACGCCTTCATAACAGGCGTCAGCATTCCGGTTTCTGCAATTGTGGAAGTTAAGTGA
- a CDS encoding IS481 family transposase: MKLDSEKVKLIIILYRTTKFSTKTISKLLKISRRRVQRIIKHYKETGKPPELKKPGRKPKPIPEDIKILILKAHQKSKYQGPVHLEKWIEEQYGVHVPHNTIYKVLKEAGLVAERKRRKKPRRFEAEYSNQLWQMDWKVLNWRGERKYLLTIMDDASRMVLAYGLFDEMTGENTVKLLAEAIAEFGLPEAVLTDNGAQFVARKGGRSKFQRFLAALGVRHIRASVRHPQTLGKVERFHRTVEEKAVLFDDFGEFIWWYNWSKPHRGLNYGFPSRVYLEKVPVGLKLWWLFRGVGAE; encoded by the coding sequence ATGAAGTTAGATTCAGAGAAGGTTAAGCTGATAATAATACTGTACAGGACAACAAAATTCAGCACTAAAACAATCAGCAAACTACTGAAAATCTCCAGAAGAAGAGTCCAGCGAATAATCAAACACTATAAGGAAACTGGAAAACCCCCAGAACTGAAAAAACCCGGCAGAAAACCAAAACCAATCCCAGAAGACATCAAAATACTAATCCTGAAAGCCCACCAGAAATCAAAATATCAGGGCCCAGTGCACTTAGAAAAATGGATTGAAGAACAATACGGGGTACACGTCCCGCACAACACGATTTACAAAGTTCTAAAGGAGGCAGGCCTCGTGGCTGAGAGAAAACGCAGGAAAAAACCTCGGAGGTTCGAGGCAGAATACTCTAACCAGCTCTGGCAGATGGACTGGAAGGTTTTAAATTGGAGAGGCGAGCGGAAATACCTTCTAACAATCATGGATGATGCTTCCAGAATGGTTTTGGCTTATGGTTTGTTTGATGAGATGACTGGGGAGAATACTGTTAAGTTGTTGGCGGAGGCTATTGCTGAGTTTGGTTTGCCGGAGGCTGTTTTGACGGATAATGGTGCTCAGTTTGTTGCTCGGAAGGGTGGGCGGAGTAAGTTTCAGAGGTTTTTGGCTGCTTTAGGGGTCAGGCATATTAGAGCTTCTGTGCGGCATCCTCAGACTTTGGGGAAGGTTGAGAGGTTTCACAGGACTGTTGAGGAGAAGGCTGTGTTGTTTGATGATTTTGGGGAGTTTATCTGGTGGTATAACTGGAGTAAGCCGCATAGGGGATTGAATTATGGTTTTCCTAGTAGGGTTTATCTGGAGAAGGTTCCTGTTGGTTTGAAGCTGTGGTGGTTGTTTCGGGGGGTGGGTGCTGAATGA
- a CDS encoding type IV toxin-antitoxin system AbiEi family antitoxin domain-containing protein gives MRPITQILLAEFGGKVITKEDLEKLSTYLKVDDVDYLVNYLIQYGYIIRILRGLYYVKTPVEFSFKSSPTIYKLLSLGMNKVTKNWYFGLFTALVLNGLTHEHYTTIFIINDKIARTKIIRVNGTPVRIIKTKRKLFDFGIVEKGDMKISDLEKILLDFLYFGNYGTISKELALRIWREYKDSADWKKLKKYLEKYPESIAKVVGDVE, from the coding sequence ATGAGACCAATTACTCAAATACTCCTGGCTGAATTTGGGGGCAAAGTCATTACAAAAGAAGATCTGGAAAAGCTTTCCACTTATTTGAAAGTAGATGATGTAGATTACCTTGTAAACTACCTCATTCAGTATGGCTACATCATAAGAATTCTAAGGGGGCTCTATTATGTTAAAACGCCAGTTGAGTTCTCTTTTAAGAGCTCTCCCACAATTTACAAACTCCTTTCATTGGGAATGAACAAAGTAACGAAAAACTGGTACTTTGGCCTCTTCACAGCATTGGTTCTAAATGGATTAACTCACGAGCACTACACTACAATTTTCATAATCAACGACAAGATTGCAAGGACAAAAATCATCCGCGTAAATGGAACTCCGGTCAGAATAATCAAAACCAAAAGAAAGCTATTTGACTTTGGAATAGTGGAAAAAGGCGATATGAAAATTTCTGATTTAGAAAAAATACTTTTAGATTTCCTCTACTTTGGAAACTATGGGACAATTTCAAAAGAACTGGCTTTAAGAATCTGGAGAGAATACAAAGATAGTGCAGACTGGAAGAAGTTGAAGAAGTATTTGGAGAAATATCCAGAGTCCATTGCAAAGGTGGTTGGTGATGTTGAATAA
- a CDS encoding nucleotidyl transferase AbiEii/AbiGii toxin family protein, which yields MLNNELLFKIRESERKGFANFVSKKVGIKNVELVEWDYIIHTILKELEKDPYFRENYVFKGGTCLVKCHLGYYRFSRDLDFAYRNSEELQEMSRSKLKKFLSEETGKIAETLNCIARDLGLEFYYRDHSDFNNHRYFSFLIGPGWFREIIAYSPAGEKIKLEFNYAEKFAFKPKTAKAHTLLSWKKVELGVDDYEKYIEFLGNYYPIRVSAYQDKEILIEKVRAILTRREFKLRDLYDLYKLHQVKGLKIKKI from the coding sequence ATGTTGAATAACGAACTTCTCTTCAAAATTAGGGAGAGCGAGAGGAAGGGATTTGCCAATTTTGTTTCCAAGAAGGTTGGTATTAAAAACGTAGAGTTGGTTGAGTGGGACTACATCATTCACACCATCCTCAAAGAGCTTGAAAAAGACCCTTATTTTAGAGAGAACTATGTTTTCAAAGGTGGGACATGCTTGGTTAAGTGCCATCTGGGCTATTACCGCTTTAGCAGGGATTTAGATTTTGCCTACAGAAACAGTGAAGAACTCCAAGAGATGTCAAGGAGTAAACTCAAGAAATTCCTAAGTGAAGAGACGGGAAAAATTGCCGAAACACTGAATTGCATTGCAAGAGACTTGGGATTGGAGTTTTATTACAGAGATCACAGTGACTTTAACAATCACCGCTACTTTAGCTTTTTGATAGGGCCCGGCTGGTTTAGAGAAATAATTGCCTATTCTCCCGCAGGAGAGAAGATAAAACTGGAGTTCAACTATGCTGAAAAGTTTGCATTTAAACCCAAAACAGCAAAAGCTCACACTCTTCTATCATGGAAAAAGGTGGAATTGGGAGTTGATGATTATGAGAAATACATTGAGTTTCTCGGGAATTATTATCCCATTAGGGTTTCAGCATATCAGGATAAGGAAATTTTGATTGAGAAAGTGAGGGCTATTCTAACAAGGAGGGAATTCAAACTGCGTGATTTGTATGACCTTTACAAGCTCCATCAGGTTAAGGGGCTGAAAATTAAAAAAATATGA
- a CDS encoding SPFH domain-containing protein, with product MLGGGGLALVILGLFLLLMLLLSVKVIRPYQKGLVERLGKFNRILEPGIHFIIPFMERVKVVDMREHVVDVPPQEVICKDNVVVTVDAVVYYQVIDPIKAVYNVSDFLIAIVKLAQTNLRAIIGEMELDETLSGRDIINARLREELDKITDRWGVKITRVEIQRIDPPKDIQEAMAKQMTAEREKRAMILLAEGKKEAAIKEAEGERQAAILRAEGEKQRQILIAEGQAKAIRKVLEALKEADEKYLTLQYIEKLPELAKYGNLIVPYDTEALIGLLRILQKVKNTEPLKGEKTTEGDKSSSNEDLQKLKDLME from the coding sequence ATGCTCGGCGGTGGAGGTCTTGCCCTTGTAATCTTGGGACTGTTTCTCCTGTTGATGCTCCTCCTGAGTGTTAAGGTAATTCGGCCATACCAGAAAGGCCTCGTCGAGAGGTTAGGAAAGTTCAACAGGATTCTCGAGCCAGGCATCCATTTTATCATCCCTTTCATGGAACGCGTCAAGGTAGTGGACATGCGCGAGCACGTTGTCGATGTTCCACCCCAGGAGGTTATCTGTAAGGACAACGTCGTTGTTACCGTTGATGCCGTCGTCTACTACCAAGTAATCGACCCAATCAAGGCCGTTTACAACGTCAGCGACTTTCTGATAGCGATAGTCAAGCTGGCCCAAACTAACCTGAGGGCCATAATCGGCGAGATGGAGCTTGATGAAACGCTCAGCGGCAGGGACATAATCAATGCCCGCTTGAGAGAAGAGCTCGACAAGATAACAGACCGCTGGGGCGTCAAGATTACCCGCGTTGAGATACAGCGCATAGACCCGCCGAAGGATATACAGGAAGCCATGGCCAAGCAGATGACGGCTGAAAGAGAAAAGAGGGCAATGATACTTCTCGCGGAGGGTAAGAAGGAAGCTGCCATCAAGGAGGCGGAGGGTGAAAGGCAGGCGGCTATCCTTAGGGCCGAGGGTGAAAAGCAGAGGCAGATACTCATCGCCGAGGGTCAGGCCAAAGCCATAAGGAAGGTCCTCGAAGCCCTGAAAGAAGCGGACGAGAAGTACCTCACGCTTCAGTACATCGAGAAGCTGCCCGAGTTGGCCAAATACGGTAACCTCATAGTGCCCTATGACACCGAGGCTTTAATAGGCCTGCTAAGAATCCTCCAGAAGGTCAAGAACACCGAGCCTCTGAAGGGGGAAAAGACAACCGAAGGGGACAAAAGTTCAAGCAATGAGGACTTACAAAAGCTTAAAGACCTAATGGAGTAA